The Halococcus salifodinae DSM 8989 genome includes a window with the following:
- a CDS encoding GNAT family N-acetyltransferase, whose amino-acid sequence MSVTDITIRQARPDDYEDVAAFTRETWADRDSGDYIPEIYHEWIAGDGDSQRTFLVDAGDDVAGLCQGVLLSEHEAWAQGMRVNPEYRGEGLSTQLNDALFRWARERGATVVRNMVFSWNAAGLGGSRAVGFAPLCEFRWAHPDPDPDATLPKAYTVADDPDAAWSFWRRSDAYTALSGLALDADESWAMSELTREGLHRAAEETRVFAVRREDDGTRAMAHRVRDYERETDGRTERWAEYGVGAWSDLGAARALFRAISADAAAIGADRVRVLVPETPRHVSDVAAAHVALGENPDFVLEAPLV is encoded by the coding sequence GTGAGCGTGACCGATATCACGATCCGGCAGGCCAGACCCGACGATTATGAAGACGTCGCGGCGTTCACTCGCGAGACGTGGGCCGACCGCGACAGCGGCGACTACATCCCCGAGATCTACCACGAGTGGATCGCGGGCGACGGCGACAGCCAACGAACCTTCCTCGTTGACGCCGGAGACGATGTCGCAGGCCTCTGTCAGGGCGTGCTCCTCTCCGAACACGAGGCGTGGGCCCAGGGGATGCGGGTCAACCCCGAGTACCGCGGCGAAGGACTGAGCACGCAGCTCAACGACGCGCTCTTCAGGTGGGCGCGCGAGCGCGGTGCGACCGTCGTTCGGAACATGGTCTTCTCGTGGAACGCCGCCGGTCTCGGCGGGTCGCGCGCCGTCGGCTTCGCGCCGCTGTGTGAGTTCCGGTGGGCGCATCCCGACCCCGATCCCGACGCCACGCTACCGAAAGCCTACACGGTCGCCGACGATCCGGACGCGGCGTGGAGTTTCTGGCGGCGCTCGGACGCCTACACCGCACTTTCCGGACTCGCACTCGACGCCGACGAGTCGTGGGCGATGTCCGAACTCACTCGCGAGGGGCTCCACCGTGCGGCCGAGGAGACGCGGGTGTTCGCTGTTCGCCGCGAGGACGACGGTACGCGGGCGATGGCCCATCGGGTGCGCGATTACGAACGCGAGACCGACGGCAGAACCGAACGCTGGGCCGAGTACGGCGTCGGTGCATGGTCCGATCTCGGGGCCGCACGCGCGCTCTTTCGTGCGATCAGTGCGGATGCGGCGGCGATCGGTGCCGACCGCGTGCGCGTACTCGTCCCCGAAACCCCGAGACACGTCTCCGACGTGGCGGCTGCCCACGTTGCCCTCGGTGAAAATCCAGACTTCGTGCTCGAAGCCCCGCTCGTTTGA
- the gatD gene encoding Glu-tRNA(Gln) amidotransferase subunit GatD, with translation MNPGDRIRLTRDGRTHEGVLLPSTTDDHAVLKLDGGYNVGVERADATVEVVESDVYDVGSEEDGDSSAVEFDDDLPTVALISTGGTIASTVDYRTGAVTAQFDAEDVLRAVPDLAGRANYRGRVVANILSENMTPDVWQDLAHAVHEEIEAGADGVVVMHGTDTMQFSASALAFMLDTPVPVVFTGSQRSADRPSSDNVMNAVCAVEAAKSDCAEVLVCMHASESDDRCALHRGTRVRKNHTSRRDAFETVGAEPLGTVAYGGEGDDVIEVRFRRKHAERGAAELDVAPALETDVELVKFTPGTSEAMLDAATGSAGLVIEGTGLGHVHTDWIPRIAELVADGTSVVMTSQCLGGRVCDRVYDTGRDLLDAGVIEGEDLLPGTAKVKLMWALANSERSEDVAATMGTSLAGELTERSVPPENRPVPEAR, from the coding sequence ATGAATCCGGGAGATCGCATCCGCCTCACGCGCGACGGGCGGACTCACGAGGGCGTGTTGCTGCCGTCGACGACCGACGACCACGCCGTGCTCAAACTCGACGGCGGGTACAACGTCGGTGTCGAGCGCGCGGACGCGACCGTCGAAGTCGTCGAGTCGGACGTCTACGATGTCGGCAGTGAGGAAGACGGCGATTCCTCGGCCGTCGAGTTCGACGACGATCTGCCGACCGTGGCGCTCATCTCCACGGGCGGAACGATCGCCTCGACGGTCGACTACCGGACTGGCGCGGTGACCGCACAGTTCGACGCCGAGGACGTCCTTCGGGCGGTGCCGGATCTCGCAGGAAGGGCGAACTACCGGGGCCGCGTCGTGGCGAACATCCTCTCGGAGAACATGACGCCCGACGTGTGGCAGGATCTCGCCCACGCCGTCCACGAGGAGATCGAAGCTGGCGCGGACGGCGTGGTCGTGATGCACGGCACCGACACGATGCAGTTCTCCGCGAGCGCACTCGCCTTCATGCTCGATACGCCCGTCCCGGTGGTTTTTACTGGCAGCCAGCGCTCGGCCGATCGACCCTCCTCGGACAACGTGATGAACGCGGTCTGTGCGGTCGAGGCTGCGAAGAGCGACTGTGCCGAGGTCCTGGTCTGCATGCACGCGAGCGAGTCCGACGACCGGTGTGCACTCCATCGCGGGACCAGGGTCCGGAAGAATCACACCTCTCGCCGGGATGCGTTCGAAACCGTCGGAGCCGAGCCACTCGGAACGGTGGCGTACGGCGGTGAGGGTGATGACGTCATCGAGGTGCGATTCCGACGTAAACACGCCGAGCGCGGTGCAGCCGAACTCGACGTCGCGCCCGCTCTCGAAACCGACGTCGAGCTGGTGAAGTTCACGCCCGGAACCAGTGAGGCGATGCTCGACGCGGCCACGGGGAGCGCGGGACTCGTGATCGAGGGGACAGGACTCGGGCATGTCCACACCGACTGGATCCCCCGGATCGCGGAACTCGTCGCGGACGGGACCAGCGTGGTGATGACGAGCCAGTGTCTCGGCGGCCGGGTCTGTGATCGTGTGTACGACACCGGACGGGACCTCCTTGATGCGGGCGTGATCGAGGGCGAGGACCTCCTTCCGGGCACCGCGAAGGTCAAACTGATGTGGGCGCTGGCGAACAGCGAGAGAAGCGAGGACGTCGCCGCGACGATGGGAACCTCGCTCGCTGGCGAGCTCACCGAGCGCTCGGTACCGCCGGAAAACCGTCCCGTCCCGGAGGCGCGGTGA
- a CDS encoding oxidoreductase, with protein MPPDLDTPAEIAGLDLPNRLYRAPLLECAGDGPDAIDRLVDELEPAAAAGAGLIFQGAMPVRREGGRVAPNMTHLASPDRADDLRRLTDAIHDHGARIVAQLDHGGVRSLETWHRPYRAANPDLRQLAVSKPPRLLRLAARAGFLDYDFDVLSTADVYDLAADFGRAAGHAVAAGYDGIHLAGANMGIIQQFCSPYYNRRSDEFGGSFGARLRFLELVHEEIRERVGDLPVLTKIPVETAAPPFVRPRLSAADGVRLAEHAERIGFDAVVPVRGSTFWDLSLVRGQHPEQAWGDDRFQDDYAAVFGGRARARLVAAANRLQAHYYDFEPAWNADLCRQVRETTSLPVLCEGGIRGRAEMDALVGSACDLVGVGRPFYAEPRLPARLLDVETNGTTPTEDPHAVCENCNNCAVPQATGARGVCRTPSVLEAAVELRRAGAYERSPSDERDG; from the coding sequence GTGCCGCCGGATCTCGACACACCCGCCGAAATCGCCGGCCTCGATCTTCCCAATCGGCTCTACCGCGCGCCGCTGCTCGAATGTGCGGGCGATGGACCGGACGCGATCGATCGGCTTGTCGACGAACTCGAACCCGCGGCGGCCGCGGGCGCTGGGCTGATCTTCCAGGGCGCAATGCCGGTTCGACGCGAGGGCGGCCGGGTCGCACCCAACATGACCCACCTCGCCAGCCCCGATCGCGCCGACGACCTCCGACGGCTCACCGACGCGATCCACGACCACGGCGCGCGGATCGTGGCCCAGCTCGACCATGGAGGAGTTCGCTCGCTCGAAACCTGGCACCGACCGTATCGCGCAGCCAACCCCGATCTCCGGCAGCTCGCGGTTTCGAAGCCACCACGACTCCTCCGGCTCGCGGCGCGGGCTGGCTTTCTCGACTACGACTTCGATGTGCTCTCGACCGCGGACGTCTACGATCTCGCCGCCGACTTCGGACGCGCGGCCGGCCACGCGGTCGCGGCGGGCTACGACGGTATCCATCTCGCGGGTGCGAACATGGGAATCATCCAGCAGTTCTGTTCGCCGTACTACAACCGTCGATCGGACGAGTTCGGTGGCTCGTTCGGGGCTCGACTGCGCTTTCTCGAACTCGTCCACGAGGAGATCCGCGAGCGGGTCGGCGACCTCCCCGTGCTGACGAAGATCCCGGTCGAGACGGCTGCGCCGCCGTTCGTCCGCCCTCGGCTCTCTGCGGCTGATGGGGTTCGGCTCGCCGAGCACGCCGAGCGGATCGGCTTCGACGCCGTAGTGCCGGTCCGAGGGTCGACGTTCTGGGACCTGAGTCTCGTTCGCGGCCAGCATCCCGAGCAGGCGTGGGGCGACGACCGGTTTCAAGACGACTACGCGGCGGTGTTCGGCGGCCGAGCACGGGCGCGGCTCGTGGCGGCCGCGAATCGTCTCCAAGCGCACTACTACGACTTCGAGCCGGCGTGGAACGCCGATCTCTGTCGCCAGGTGCGCGAAACGACCTCGCTGCCGGTGCTCTGTGAGGGTGGGATCCGCGGGCGTGCAGAGATGGATGCGCTCGTGGGATCGGCCTGCGATCTGGTCGGCGTCGGCCGGCCGTTTTACGCCGAGCCCCGGCTGCCGGCCCGGCTGCTCGATGTCGAGACGAACGGGACGACGCCGACCGAGGACCCCCACGCAGTCTGCGAGAACTGCAACAACTGCGCCGTGCCACAGGCGACCGGCGCACGTGGTGTCTGCCGGACGCCCAGCGTGCTCGAAGCGGCCGTCGAACTCCGGCGGGCCGGTGCGTACGAGCGGTCCCCGAGCGACGAACGTGACGGGTGA
- a CDS encoding ArsR/SmtB family transcription factor, protein MDSAALLDLLGNENRRRILRLLARRPCYVTEISESLGVSPKAVIGHLRKLEDAGLVESRADDGRRKYFRISRNLRLEVNVSPYGFGAKSAYPASSSLDLTTCRYVSIDVSASDTSELSALADDLQRLDQLEDELSLAQRWVQGRLTSLRDALTDRIEEGLAADGMGKFADHGDARFCAEVLAAIESGADTSDEIAEHLGVPLPVVEDALDLLSTHDFVRRDDDRWTIGT, encoded by the coding sequence ATGGACTCAGCGGCGCTGCTCGATCTCCTCGGCAACGAGAACCGCCGGCGCATCCTCCGGCTGCTCGCCCGGCGACCGTGTTACGTCACCGAGATCAGCGAGTCGCTCGGCGTGAGTCCGAAGGCGGTGATCGGCCACCTCCGGAAGCTGGAGGACGCGGGCCTCGTCGAGAGCCGGGCCGACGATGGCCGTCGGAAGTATTTCCGTATCTCGCGGAACCTCCGGCTCGAAGTCAACGTCTCGCCGTACGGGTTCGGCGCGAAAAGCGCCTATCCGGCGAGTTCGAGCCTCGATCTCACGACCTGTCGGTACGTCTCGATCGACGTTTCGGCGAGCGATACCAGCGAACTATCCGCGCTCGCGGACGATCTCCAGCGACTCGACCAGCTGGAGGACGAGCTCTCGCTGGCCCAGCGGTGGGTCCAGGGCCGACTCACGTCGCTGCGCGACGCGCTCACCGACCGGATCGAAGAGGGGCTCGCGGCCGACGGCATGGGGAAGTTCGCGGATCACGGCGATGCGCGCTTCTGCGCCGAGGTCCTCGCCGCGATCGAATCGGGGGCCGATACGTCCGACGAGATCGCCGAACACCTCGGTGTGCCGCTCCCGGTGGTCGAGGACGCGCTCGATCTCCTCTCGACTCACGACTTCGTTCGTCGGGACGACGACCGCTGGACGATCGGGACGTAA
- a CDS encoding thiamine-phosphate synthase family protein: MSLRLPSEIVVERFLPTARAMLADELDERGLTQQEIADRLGVTQAAVSKTLGQNGVVEERFREDDRMQATMTRIAEGFAADTMDSYEALAELLELIREFEDRGLICAVHEEEMPALSGLGCDLCVRGTDTGVLAERDALTAVRTAVRRVTNTSAVAAHIPNVGTNIATAVPEATDETEVAAVPGRLHAVGDRVLVPARPEFGASQHVARTVIAAMAIEPSIRGALNLATSDALLTAARDRGIDPLRFEAGYENRAEHLRNRFHERGTVPQVIYHEGAFGIEPVTYLLGTTAVEAAALAADLAAAADAPNDSDAAP; this comes from the coding sequence ATGTCGTTGCGACTCCCGAGCGAGATCGTCGTCGAGCGCTTCCTCCCGACTGCTCGGGCGATGCTGGCGGACGAACTCGACGAACGCGGCCTCACCCAACAGGAGATCGCCGATCGGTTGGGCGTAACGCAAGCCGCGGTCAGCAAAACCCTCGGCCAGAACGGCGTCGTCGAGGAGCGCTTCCGCGAGGACGACCGCATGCAGGCGACGATGACGCGGATCGCCGAGGGGTTCGCCGCCGACACGATGGACAGTTATGAAGCGCTGGCCGAGCTTCTCGAACTGATCCGCGAGTTCGAGGACCGTGGCCTCATCTGTGCCGTCCACGAGGAAGAGATGCCCGCACTCTCCGGTCTCGGCTGTGATCTGTGTGTCCGGGGCACCGACACCGGTGTCCTCGCCGAGCGGGACGCGCTCACGGCCGTTCGGACCGCCGTCCGTCGAGTGACGAACACGTCCGCCGTCGCTGCACATATCCCAAACGTCGGAACGAACATCGCCACGGCGGTTCCGGAGGCGACCGACGAAACCGAAGTCGCAGCCGTTCCCGGTCGGCTGCACGCAGTAGGGGATCGGGTCCTCGTTCCAGCACGTCCGGAGTTCGGTGCCTCCCAGCACGTCGCCCGAACCGTGATCGCCGCGATGGCCATCGAGCCATCGATTCGGGGGGCACTCAACCTCGCTACCTCTGACGCACTCCTCACGGCGGCCCGTGACCGTGGTATCGATCCACTCCGATTCGAAGCGGGCTACGAGAACCGCGCCGAGCACCTCCGAAATCGGTTTCACGAGCGCGGAACGGTCCCACAGGTCATCTATCACGAGGGCGCGTTCGGTATCGAACCCGTGACCTACCTTCTCGGGACGACCGCAGTCGAGGCCGCCGCGCTCGCCGCCGATCTCGCCGCTGCCGCGGATGCCCCCAACGACTCCGACGCTGCGCCATAA
- a CDS encoding DUF5802 family protein, with the protein MFERFSRGYYLGRLSIEPHPHDGSRPLIQRTTHERLNEALYAKGEGIERTDLPLVMKVETSHLAVGGDDGVPEDTLWLPEAVLADLRIDTPPTLQEVLLATADRAAQLLRLSGTAV; encoded by the coding sequence ATGTTTGAACGGTTCTCGCGCGGCTACTACCTCGGCCGGCTCTCCATCGAACCACATCCCCACGACGGATCACGACCGCTCATCCAGCGGACGACCCACGAGCGGCTCAACGAAGCGCTGTACGCGAAGGGTGAGGGGATCGAACGGACCGATCTCCCGCTCGTGATGAAGGTCGAGACCAGTCACCTCGCGGTCGGCGGGGACGATGGCGTGCCCGAGGACACGCTGTGGCTGCCGGAGGCGGTGCTCGCGGATCTCCGGATCGATACGCCGCCCACCCTCCAGGAGGTGCTGCTCGCCACGGCGGACCGCGCCGCCCAACTGCTCCGGCTTTCGGGCACGGCAGTCTGA